The following proteins are co-located in the Neofelis nebulosa isolate mNeoNeb1 chromosome 18, mNeoNeb1.pri, whole genome shotgun sequence genome:
- the ALDOA gene encoding fructose-bisphosphate aldolase A: MPYQYPALTPEQKKELSDIAHRIVAPGKGILAADESTGSIAKRLQSIGTENTEENRRFYRQLLLTADDRVNPCIGGVILFHETLYQKTDDGRPFPQVIKSKGGVVGIKVDKGVVPLAGTNGETTTQGLDGLSERCAQYKKDGADFAKWRCVLKIGEHTPSALAIMENANVLARYASICQQNGIVPIVEPEILPDGDHDLKRCQYVTEKVLAAVYKALSDHHIYLEGTLLKPNMVTPGHACTHKYSHEEIAMATVTALRRTVPPAVTGITFLSGGQSEEEASINLNAINKCPLLKPWALTFSYGRALQASALKAWGGKKENLKAAQEEYVKRALANSLACQGKYTPSGQAGAAASESLFISNHAY, from the exons ATGCCCTACCAATACCCAGCGCTGACCCCAGAGCAGAAGAAGGAGCTCTCTGACATCGCTCACCGCATTGTGGCTCCGGGCAAGGGCATCCTGGCTGCAGATGAGTCCACTG GGAGCATTGCCAAGCGGCTGCAGTCCATCGGCACCGAGAACACCGAGGAGAACCGGCGCTTCTACCGCCAGCTGCTGCTGACTGCCGACGACCGTGTGAATCCCTGCATTGGGGGTGTCATCCTCTTCCATGAGACACTGTACCAGAAGACAGACGATGGCCGCCCCTTCCCCCAAGTCATCAAATCCAAGGGCGGGGTTGTGGGCATCAAG gTGGACAAGGGTGTGGTACCCCTGGCAGGAACGAACGGCGAGACTACCACCCAAG GGCTGGATGGGCTGTCTGAGCGCTGTGCCCAGTACAAGAAGGACGGAGCCGACTTTGCCAAGTGGCGCTGTGTGCTGAAGATTGGGGAACACACCCCCTCAGCCCTTGCCATCATGGAAAACGCCAACGTGCTGGCCCGTTATGCCAGCATCTGCCAGCAG AATGGCATCGTGCCCATCGTGGAGCCCGAGATCCTCCCTGATGGGGACCATGACTTGAAGCGCTGTCAGTATGTAACCGAGAAG GTGCTGGCTGCTGTCTACAAGGCTCTGAGTGACCACCACATCTACCTGGAAGGCACTTTGCTGAAGCCCAATATGGTAACTCCAGGCCACGCCTGCACCCATAAATACTCTCATGAGGAGATTGCCATGGCAACTGTCACAGCCCTGCGCCGCACGGTGCCCCCTGCTGTCACTG GGATCACCTTCCTGTCTGGAGGCCAGAGTGAGGAGGAGGCATCCATCAACCTCAACGCCATCAACAAATGCCCCCTGCTGAAGCCGTGGGCCCTGACCTTCTCCTATGGCCGAGCCCTCCAGGCTTCTGCCCTGAAGGCCTGGGGTGGAAAGAAGGAGAACCTGAAGGCTGCCCAGGAGGAGTATG